The following coding sequences lie in one Cyanobacterium sp. Dongsha4 genomic window:
- the pstC gene encoding phosphate ABC transporter permease subunit PstC, whose protein sequence is MSRSNGNDSYSIGDSPRGVEKNLDIGFRWLTLILAISIGLILLSIAIIVAIGAWPAIKEFNFTFFNNSNWNPVEDEYGVIAVVYGTLVSSLIALIIAIPLGVGAAVFLSEDFLPEEIRTILVFLVELLAAIPSVVYGLWGIFVLIPLTKSLGTWLNGNFGWFPLFSTPPTGPGMLPAGIILAIMILPIIIAISRDSLASLPPDLRQASLGLGATRWETIFRVLIPAAISGIVGGVMLALGRAMGETMAATMIIGNSNNLNISILAPANTIASLIANQFAEASGLQVSALMYAGLVLMILTLIVNVGAEYIVNQVKARYE, encoded by the coding sequence ATGTCCAGATCAAATGGTAACGATTCCTACAGTATCGGGGATTCTCCTAGGGGAGTGGAAAAAAATCTTGATATAGGTTTTCGTTGGCTTACCCTTATTTTAGCCATTAGTATTGGCTTAATTCTTCTTAGCATAGCAATAATTGTTGCGATCGGAGCTTGGCCGGCCATTAAAGAATTTAACTTCACCTTCTTCAATAATAGCAACTGGAATCCCGTTGAAGATGAATATGGTGTTATTGCAGTGGTTTATGGTACACTCGTAAGTTCTCTGATTGCCCTAATTATTGCTATTCCTTTGGGAGTTGGTGCGGCCGTTTTCCTGAGCGAAGATTTTTTACCAGAAGAAATACGAACCATTCTTGTCTTTTTAGTGGAACTTTTAGCCGCAATTCCTAGTGTTGTTTATGGACTCTGGGGGATATTTGTTTTAATTCCTCTTACCAAAAGTTTAGGCACTTGGTTAAACGGTAACTTTGGTTGGTTTCCTTTATTTAGCACTCCCCCCACGGGGCCAGGAATGCTTCCTGCGGGTATCATCTTAGCAATTATGATTTTACCCATTATCATTGCTATTTCCCGTGACTCTCTAGCTTCCTTACCACCCGATTTAAGACAAGCCTCTCTCGGATTAGGTGCAACTCGTTGGGAAACCATTTTCCGAGTCCTAATTCCTGCCGCAATTTCTGGTATTGTCGGTGGTGTTATGTTAGCTTTAGGTCGTGCTATGGGAGAAACTATGGCGGCAACCATGATTATTGGGAACTCTAATAACCTGAATATTTCCATCCTTGCCCCTGCAAATACGATCGCATCTTTAATCGCCAACCAATTTGCTGAAGCTAGTGGTTTACAAGTATCAGCTTTGATGTATGCCGGTTTGGTATTAATGATTTTAACCTTAATAGTCAATGTCGGTGCTGAATATATCGTTAATCAAGTTAAAGCAAGATATGAGTAA
- the pstB gene encoding phosphate ABC transporter ATP-binding protein PstB — MEESYKNQEEYQQPEPVLQLRDVDIYYGTYKAVRSVNLDIAKNQITAFIGPSGCGKSTILRCLNRLNDLISSFKLKGRVTYHGQDLYHKDIDPVEVRKRIGMVFQRPNPFPKTIYDNIAYGARINGYKGDMDELVETSLRRAVLWDEVKDKLGESGFSLSGGQQQRLCIARTIAAQPEVVLMDEPCSALDPISTLKIEELMHELKENYTIVIVTHNMQQATRVADMTAFFNAEAIGDKGNKIGYLVEFDRTEKIFSDPREEATRDYVSGRFG; from the coding sequence ATGGAAGAATCTTACAAGAATCAAGAAGAATATCAACAACCAGAACCTGTATTGCAATTAAGGGATGTTGATATATACTATGGCACTTATAAAGCAGTTAGAAGCGTTAACCTCGACATTGCCAAAAATCAAATTACTGCTTTTATTGGTCCTTCGGGGTGCGGTAAAAGTACCATTTTGAGATGTTTAAACCGTCTCAACGACTTAATTAGTTCTTTTAAATTAAAAGGTAGAGTTACCTATCACGGACAGGATTTATACCATAAAGATATTGACCCTGTGGAAGTGAGAAAAAGAATTGGTATGGTATTTCAACGTCCTAATCCTTTCCCAAAAACTATCTATGATAATATTGCCTACGGTGCGAGAATTAATGGTTATAAAGGAGATATGGACGAGTTAGTTGAAACTTCTTTACGCCGTGCTGTATTGTGGGATGAGGTAAAAGACAAATTGGGAGAAAGTGGCTTTTCCCTTTCAGGAGGGCAACAGCAAAGGCTTTGTATTGCCCGTACCATTGCCGCTCAACCCGAAGTAGTATTAATGGATGAACCCTGTTCTGCTTTAGACCCCATTTCCACTCTGAAAATTGAGGAACTAATGCACGAACTTAAAGAAAATTATACCATTGTTATTGTTACTCACAATATGCAACAAGCCACTAGAGTTGCTGATATGACTGCATTTTTTAATGCTGAAGCTATTGGGGATAAGGGTAACAAAATCGGTTATTTGGTAGAGTTCGATCGCACTGAAAAAATCTTTAGTGATCCCCGTGAAGAAGCCACTAGAGATTATGTTAGCGGTAGATTTGGTTAA
- the cofH gene encoding 7,8-didemethyl-8-hydroxy-5-deazariboflavin synthase subunit CofH: protein MVLKTVSPFISFSEGVRVLQSNRQENKQWLQNTADEMRHQQVGDTVTYVINRNINFTNICEQHCSFCAFRRDQGEEGAFWLEIEDIIAKSSLAVEKGATEICMQGGLNPLAKVDGSSLKYYLKLIGEIKKSFPQLHLHAFSPQEVQFIAREDGLSYDDVIVALRDGGVNSLPGTAAEVLDDTVRKIICPEKIDTQTWMDIISKAHRWGLYTTSTMLCGHVETYEQEMLHLTKVRSLQELALEKGYPARITEFILLPFVGEYAPQPLRKRVGKIQPDLDATLKLTAVARLFLGDIIPNHQPSWVKLGLHGAIEALSWGCNDIGGTLMEEHITTMAGAKGGTCLEVQEIQDAIASINRPSRQRNTLYTLL from the coding sequence ATGGTTTTAAAGACGGTTTCTCCTTTTATTTCTTTCTCCGAGGGTGTAAGGGTGCTTCAATCAAATCGTCAGGAGAATAAACAATGGTTACAAAACACTGCTGATGAAATGAGACATCAACAAGTAGGGGATACTGTCACCTACGTAATTAACCGTAATATTAATTTCACGAATATTTGTGAGCAACATTGTAGTTTTTGTGCTTTTCGTCGTGATCAAGGAGAAGAAGGGGCTTTTTGGCTAGAAATTGAAGATATTATAGCTAAGTCATCGTTAGCGGTGGAAAAGGGAGCAACGGAAATTTGTATGCAGGGGGGTTTAAATCCTTTGGCAAAGGTTGATGGTAGCAGTTTGAAATACTATTTAAAACTTATTGGTGAAATCAAAAAATCTTTTCCTCAACTGCATTTACACGCTTTCTCCCCCCAAGAAGTACAGTTTATCGCCCGTGAGGACGGTTTGAGCTATGATGATGTCATCGTTGCCTTGCGTGATGGGGGAGTCAATTCTTTACCAGGTACGGCGGCTGAAGTTTTAGATGATACTGTGCGAAAAATTATTTGTCCTGAAAAAATAGATACTCAGACATGGATGGATATTATTTCTAAAGCACATCGTTGGGGGTTATATACTACTAGCACAATGCTATGTGGTCATGTTGAAACTTATGAGCAGGAAATGTTACATTTAACAAAAGTTCGATCGCTTCAAGAGTTAGCTTTAGAAAAAGGTTATCCTGCCAGAATTACAGAGTTTATTTTATTACCTTTCGTGGGAGAATACGCCCCTCAACCCTTGAGAAAAAGAGTCGGTAAAATCCAACCAGATTTAGATGCCACTCTCAAGTTAACAGCAGTTGCCCGTTTATTCCTCGGTGATATTATCCCCAATCATCAGCCCAGTTGGGTTAAATTGGGTTTACATGGTGCTATTGAAGCTCTTTCATGGGGTTGTAATGATATTGGTGGCACTCTGATGGAAGAACATATTACCACTATGGCTGGTGCGAAAGGCGGTACTTGTTTAGAAGTTCAAGAAATACAAGATGCGATCGCATCTATTAATCGTCCTTCCCGTCAAAGAAATACCCTTTATACCTTACTTTAA
- the pstA gene encoding phosphate ABC transporter permease PstA, with protein MTASTIGSLKRNPSSKRAVFGSIMTGISALCLICTVIPLFAVLYFVIIQGFSRLNTNLFTQLPPPPGLSEGGIANALIGTLVVVGIATIIAVPIGVLAAVYLSEFSGNNKLALSIRFATNVLSGVPSIIAGVFAFGLLVSSGIVGFSSVAGGVALAVLMLPTIIRTTDEALKIVPQEVRWAALGVGAYNYQTVIKIVLPAALPGIVTGVTLAIARAAGETAPLIFTALFSNFWPNVSFQGLLEPIATLSVLVYNFAILPFKPQQELAWAGSLILVFLVLGTSIIARLVTRKKVY; from the coding sequence ATGACAGCATCAACTATTGGCAGTCTAAAAAGAAATCCATCGAGTAAAAGAGCAGTTTTTGGCTCAATTATGACTGGAATTTCCGCTCTATGTTTAATTTGTACGGTTATACCCTTATTTGCAGTGCTTTACTTTGTAATTATTCAAGGTTTTAGCCGTTTGAACACTAACTTATTTACCCAACTACCTCCACCTCCAGGATTAAGTGAGGGAGGAATTGCCAACGCTTTAATTGGAACTTTAGTAGTAGTCGGAATTGCCACTATTATCGCTGTACCCATTGGAGTATTAGCGGCAGTATATTTATCGGAGTTTAGCGGGAACAATAAATTAGCTTTAAGCATTCGTTTTGCGACTAATGTTTTAAGTGGTGTACCCTCAATTATCGCTGGGGTTTTCGCTTTTGGTTTATTGGTTTCTAGCGGTATCGTGGGTTTTTCCTCTGTGGCTGGGGGTGTTGCTTTAGCCGTATTAATGTTACCTACCATTATCCGTACTACTGATGAAGCCTTAAAAATTGTTCCTCAAGAGGTGCGTTGGGCGGCTTTAGGAGTTGGGGCTTATAACTATCAAACTGTAATTAAAATAGTATTACCTGCGGCTTTACCCGGTATCGTTACAGGTGTAACCCTTGCGATCGCACGAGCGGCAGGAGAAACAGCCCCCTTAATTTTCACCGCGTTATTCTCTAATTTCTGGCCTAATGTTTCTTTCCAAGGTTTACTCGAACCCATTGCCACCTTATCAGTATTAGTTTATAACTTTGCTATTCTCCCCTTTAAACCCCAACAAGAATTAGCATGGGCTGGATCGTTAATTTTAGTCTTTTTAGTATTGGGAACTAGCATTATCGCTCGTTTAGTAACCCGTAAAAAAGTTTATTAA
- the pstS gene encoding phosphate ABC transporter substrate-binding protein PstS: MKTKQLFGSVSALFVALSLTACGGGGQPTDNTTGGGETTGGGETASSTTIEVPFESTVTLNGAGASFPAPLYQNWFVSLAQVQPKLQVNYQSVGSGAGVEQFTQQTVDFGASDVAMKDEEIDAIDRGVLLLPMTAGSIVYAYNLPGVEGLKLSRETYVDIALGKITNWNDPKIAADNEGATLPDLPITFVHRSDGSGTTGVFTMHLSAISPEWKDTIGEGKTVQWPSTGNFIGGKGNEGVTAAITQTEGAIGYVEYGYAKNNGLMMASLQNQAGNFIAPSDESASKTLANVELPENLRAFITDPEGDDSYPIVTYTWMLAYKTYDDPNKAIAVEAMIQYGLTEGQKAAPALGYIPLPANVVEKVAAAADQITPDYTITIN, encoded by the coding sequence ATGAAAACAAAACAATTATTTGGATCAGTATCCGCTCTATTTGTAGCTCTTAGTTTGACAGCTTGTGGCGGTGGTGGACAGCCCACCGATAATACTACTGGTGGTGGCGAAACTACTGGTGGCGGCGAAACTGCTTCTAGTACAACTATTGAAGTACCTTTTGAAAGTACAGTAACATTAAATGGTGCTGGTGCATCTTTCCCCGCTCCTTTGTATCAAAACTGGTTTGTTTCCCTTGCTCAAGTTCAACCTAAATTACAAGTAAATTATCAGTCTGTGGGTAGTGGTGCTGGAGTCGAACAATTTACTCAGCAAACGGTTGATTTCGGTGCTAGTGATGTAGCCATGAAAGACGAAGAAATTGATGCTATTGACAGAGGGGTATTGTTATTACCTATGACCGCAGGTAGTATTGTTTATGCCTATAATCTACCCGGAGTAGAAGGCTTGAAACTCAGTAGGGAAACCTATGTAGATATTGCATTGGGTAAAATTACAAATTGGAATGACCCTAAAATTGCCGCCGATAACGAGGGTGCAACTTTACCTGATTTACCTATTACTTTTGTTCATAGATCCGATGGTAGTGGAACTACTGGTGTATTTACAATGCACTTAAGTGCCATTAGTCCTGAATGGAAAGATACTATTGGTGAGGGTAAAACTGTACAATGGCCTAGCACTGGAAACTTTATTGGTGGGAAAGGAAATGAGGGTGTAACTGCCGCTATCACTCAAACTGAAGGTGCGATCGGATATGTAGAGTATGGTTATGCGAAAAACAACGGCTTAATGATGGCTTCTTTACAAAATCAGGCAGGAAACTTTATTGCACCTAGTGACGAAAGTGCTTCCAAAACTCTTGCTAACGTAGAATTGCCAGAAAACTTAAGAGCATTTATTACTGATCCTGAAGGAGACGATTCTTATCCTATCGTTACTTATACTTGGATGTTAGCATACAAAACCTATGATGATCCCAATAAAGCGATCGCAGTTGAAGCAATGATTCAGTACGGTTTAACCGAAGGACAAAAAGCCGCTCCTGCACTGGGTTATATTCCTTTACCCGCTAATGTGGTGGAAAAAGTAGCCGCCGCCGCCGATCAAATTACCCCAGATTACACCATTACCATTAACTAG
- a CDS encoding L-threonylcarbamoyladenylate synthase, with the protein MSQICPKSVNIIPQIIDVLSRGEIVVLHTDIVYIFLANGLNENSASKIHELKRWNPRKPLVLLSNQERISEYSNLTKDAQILVNQFPYPISVIIPHRNNLPETVTAGHNTIFVSCPDDFIYNLVNRCPFPIVSGTASLGGDYRAVNAKTAQDLFGKEVSLIVDGGKPKYGIRTTLIDCSLPLPTIMNFGIISYDDLRPLIPHIELPSHLRK; encoded by the coding sequence ATGAGTCAAATTTGTCCCAAATCTGTCAATATAATCCCTCAAATTATCGATGTTTTAAGTAGAGGAGAAATTGTCGTTTTACATACAGATATTGTTTATATCTTTTTAGCCAATGGTTTAAACGAAAATTCAGCAAGTAAGATTCATGAGTTAAAACGATGGAATCCCAGAAAACCTCTAGTTTTGCTTTCTAACCAAGAGAGAATTTCTGAATATAGCAATTTAACTAAAGACGCTCAAATATTAGTTAATCAATTTCCCTACCCGATTAGTGTGATTATCCCTCACCGCAATAATTTACCTGAAACGGTAACGGCTGGCCATAATACTATTTTCGTTTCTTGTCCTGATGATTTTATTTATAATCTAGTGAATAGATGTCCTTTTCCGATTGTTTCTGGTACAGCAAGTTTGGGGGGTGACTATCGAGCAGTAAATGCAAAAACTGCACAAGACTTATTTGGTAAGGAAGTAAGTTTAATTGTCGATGGGGGTAAACCTAAATATGGCATTAGAACCACTTTAATTGATTGTAGTTTACCGCTACCAACGATTATGAATTTCGGCATTATTTCCTATGATGATTTACGCCCTTTAATACCTCATATCGAGTTACCTTCTCATTTGCGTAAATAA
- a CDS encoding bifunctional nuclease family protein → MIEMKVAAIALDAISRSPIILLKDATERRALPIYIGQDQARSIIGALEQQVSPRPLTHDLVVNILSAWNLRLDRIIINALEDNTFYALLCLKGGELEQQIDCRPSDAIALALRAGCPIWVMEEVVLDASIPVDRDADEEEREAFRDFVSNLSPEELIRRARKSNSED, encoded by the coding sequence ATGATTGAAATGAAAGTGGCGGCGATCGCACTTGATGCTATTAGTAGGAGTCCGATCATTCTCTTAAAGGATGCTACAGAACGCCGTGCATTGCCAATATATATCGGACAGGATCAAGCAAGGTCAATTATTGGGGCATTAGAACAACAGGTTTCCCCCCGTCCTTTAACTCATGATTTAGTGGTTAATATTCTTTCTGCTTGGAATTTAAGACTTGATCGCATTATTATTAATGCTTTAGAAGATAACACATTTTATGCTCTTTTATGTCTCAAAGGCGGGGAATTAGAACAGCAAATCGATTGTCGTCCCAGTGATGCGATCGCCCTTGCCTTACGTGCTGGTTGTCCTATTTGGGTGATGGAAGAAGTAGTGTTAGATGCTTCAATTCCTGTTGATCGGGATGCAGACGAGGAAGAAAGAGAGGCATTTCGAGATTTTGTTTCCAATTTAAGCCCTGAAGAATTAATCCGTCGAGCCAGAAAAAGCAACAGCGAAGATTAA
- the nagA gene encoding N-acetylglucosamine-6-phosphate deacetylase — translation MTFTKTSFIITNGRLVGYSDLQTLVIENGKIKSIQPSHLDTNSDLDLEGDYLSLGGVDLQINGGLGLAFPDLCFDDIDKLHDICAYLWSTGVDQFLPTIVTTSVEKIHQSLKVIQEFKREKPRKNEAEIIGVHLEGPFLNYEKRGAHPPEYLLPLTLDNVKMVLEEYADVVIIITLAPELDEKKDVIPYLQSLDIVVSLGHSQATAEEAMIAFQQGASMVTHAFNAMPNLHHRQAGLLGEAIVNPHVYCGLIADGNHVCPTMLKLILQASNYHQGIFVVSDALAPIGLGDGIYPWDSRTIEVKNGTARLPDGTLSGTTLPLFVGVQNLYEWGICNIEDAIALVTDAPRKAINLPCLEVNSPANLIRWREDKQKKKLHWQRINNLI, via the coding sequence ATGACATTTACAAAAACTAGCTTTATCATCACTAACGGGAGGCTAGTAGGTTATTCTGACTTGCAAACTCTAGTGATTGAGAATGGTAAAATAAAATCCATACAACCCTCTCATTTAGACACTAATTCAGATTTGGATTTAGAAGGAGATTATCTTTCTTTAGGGGGAGTTGATTTACAAATTAATGGCGGATTGGGATTAGCTTTTCCTGATCTTTGTTTTGATGATATAGATAAATTACATGATATTTGTGCTTATTTGTGGTCAACAGGAGTAGATCAATTTTTACCCACTATTGTCACCACTTCTGTTGAAAAAATTCATCAATCTCTCAAGGTTATTCAAGAGTTTAAACGGGAAAAACCAAGAAAAAATGAGGCTGAAATTATTGGAGTTCATTTAGAAGGACCTTTTTTAAACTATGAGAAAAGAGGAGCTCACCCCCCAGAATATCTGTTACCTTTAACCCTTGATAACGTCAAAATGGTTTTAGAAGAATATGCAGATGTAGTGATAATAATTACTCTTGCTCCTGAATTGGATGAGAAAAAAGACGTTATCCCCTATTTGCAGTCTTTGGACATAGTGGTAAGTTTAGGACATTCTCAGGCTACAGCAGAAGAGGCAATGATTGCTTTTCAGCAAGGGGCATCCATGGTTACTCATGCTTTTAATGCCATGCCTAATCTTCATCATCGACAGGCGGGGTTATTGGGGGAAGCTATTGTTAATCCTCATGTTTATTGTGGTTTGATAGCAGATGGGAATCATGTTTGTCCGACTATGCTTAAATTGATTCTACAAGCTAGTAATTATCATCAAGGGATATTTGTCGTTAGTGATGCTTTAGCCCCCATTGGCTTGGGTGATGGTATTTATCCTTGGGATAGTCGTACTATTGAGGTTAAAAATGGCACTGCTAGGCTTCCTGATGGTACGTTGTCTGGTACTACTTTGCCTTTATTTGTGGGAGTACAAAATTTGTATGAATGGGGTATTTGTAATATAGAAGATGCGATCGCACTTGTGACTGATGCACCAAGAAAAGCCATCAATTTACCTTGTTTAGAGGTTAATTCCCCTGCTAATTTAATCCGTTGGAGAGAAGATAAGCAAAAGAAAAAACTCCATTGGCAAAGAATCAATAACCTGATTTGA
- a CDS encoding aldo/keto reductase, protein MKYRRFGKTELNISVFSLGLMRCCYSQSQLLSTVAKAFELGINHLELARGYGNSEAYLGHALRELNIPREKVIITTKLTPHEDKNTFNQWLDESLLNLQTDYIDCLAIHGINTPLHLDLIQKTDFLEILTKAKNEGKIKHIGFSSHGSLELIKEAILTNLFEFINIHYYYFFQRNYSALELAKKLDLGVFIISPADKGGLLYQPSPKLENLCKPFSPLHLTYRFLLCDRRISTLSLGASNPEELIYPLTIADKDEPLNKEEIDTFNHIENTLKQTLKTDHCSQCYQCLPCPENINIPEILRLRNLGVGLEMTEYAKYRYQMFENAGHWFWGRKGDKCTECGECLPKCPEKLNIPALLADSHDRLKGSARRRLWES, encoded by the coding sequence ATGAAATATCGCCGTTTTGGCAAAACAGAACTAAATATATCCGTGTTTTCCCTCGGTTTAATGCGTTGTTGCTATAGTCAATCTCAGTTATTGTCAACGGTAGCAAAAGCCTTTGAGTTAGGTATTAATCATTTAGAATTAGCAAGAGGATATGGTAACAGCGAAGCCTATTTAGGTCATGCTTTAAGGGAGTTAAATATTCCCCGTGAAAAAGTTATTATTACAACTAAATTAACCCCCCATGAAGATAAAAATACTTTTAATCAATGGTTAGATGAGTCTCTTTTGAATCTACAAACTGATTATATAGATTGTCTTGCTATTCACGGAATAAATACACCATTACACTTAGATTTAATACAAAAAACAGATTTTTTAGAAATATTAACTAAGGCAAAAAATGAAGGAAAAATTAAACATATTGGCTTTTCTAGTCATGGCAGTTTAGAGCTAATTAAAGAAGCAATTTTAACTAATTTGTTTGAATTTATTAATATCCATTATTATTATTTTTTTCAACGTAATTATTCAGCATTAGAATTAGCAAAAAAACTAGATTTAGGAGTATTTATTATTTCCCCAGCCGACAAAGGAGGGCTTCTATATCAACCCTCTCCGAAATTAGAAAACCTTTGTAAACCTTTTTCTCCTCTACATCTAACTTATCGCTTTTTACTGTGCGATCGCCGTATTTCAACCCTAAGTCTAGGTGCTAGTAACCCAGAAGAATTAATTTATCCTCTCACAATTGCCGACAAAGATGAACCCTTAAATAAGGAAGAAATAGACACATTTAACCATATAGAAAATACCCTTAAGCAAACTCTAAAAACAGATCATTGCTCTCAATGTTATCAATGTCTTCCTTGCCCCGAAAATATTAATATTCCTGAAATCTTGAGATTACGAAATTTAGGAGTTGGCTTAGAAATGACAGAATATGCAAAATATCGCTATCAAATGTTTGAAAATGCAGGACATTGGTTTTGGGGGAGAAAAGGAGATAAATGTACTGAATGCGGTGAATGTTTACCAAAATGCCCAGAAAAACTCAATATACCCGCATTATTAGCCGATAGTCATGATCGCTTGAAAGGGAGTGCAAGAAGACGTTTATGGGAAAGCTGA
- the ovoA gene encoding 5-histidylcysteine sulfoxide synthase codes for MLLTNNHKNLILNNCKKQEIINYLNSAWKTEDSLFKSIQDDKTFYLNPDSLRNPLIFYLGHSAVFYINKLLIVGLLNTGINPLYEKLYEMGVDPDTPDELQNAIASIQWHDVEALWAYRHQARNKVIEIIEKTPLDLPITPESQWWAIIMGIEHQRIHIETSSMLIRQLPVELVAKPSSWHYASSKGKPPENAMITVKGGVVNLGNPEKAYLYGWDVDFGTREVIVNDFAVSKYPITNYEFLQFVESGGYQNPNYWQEEGWQWRETNQVTHPKFWILNKNSYRYRLMFDEIDLPLDFPVEVNYHEAIAFCNYNSQKIGQKCTMMSEAQWHLASRKNQDDDNNYNLNLQYISPTPVGSIETAQSDVGIYDLRGNVWEWLADIFTPLTDFQPHYLYQDYSAPFFDNRHYLLKGGSWATNGYEATLYYRNWFRPHFFQHAGFRISHQCC; via the coding sequence ATGTTATTAACAAATAATCATAAAAACTTAATTTTAAATAATTGTAAAAAACAAGAAATTATTAATTATTTAAACAGTGCTTGGAAAACAGAAGATAGTTTATTTAAGAGTATTCAAGATGATAAAACTTTCTATTTAAACCCTGATTCTCTGCGTAATCCTCTTATTTTTTATCTCGGTCATTCGGCAGTATTTTACATCAATAAATTACTAATTGTTGGTTTATTAAACACTGGAATTAATCCTCTTTATGAAAAGTTATATGAAATGGGAGTTGATCCAGATACCCCAGATGAGTTACAAAATGCGATCGCATCTATTCAATGGCATGATGTAGAAGCATTGTGGGCATATCGTCACCAAGCACGGAATAAAGTAATAGAGATAATAGAAAAAACTCCCCTAGATTTACCGATAACTCCAGAAAGTCAATGGTGGGCGATAATTATGGGGATAGAACATCAAAGGATACACATAGAAACTTCCTCTATGTTAATACGACAATTACCCGTAGAATTAGTCGCAAAACCTTCATCTTGGCATTATGCCTCAAGCAAAGGAAAACCCCCCGAAAATGCCATGATAACAGTCAAAGGAGGAGTCGTGAACCTAGGCAACCCAGAAAAGGCTTATCTCTACGGTTGGGATGTTGATTTCGGTACAAGAGAAGTAATTGTCAATGATTTTGCCGTCAGTAAATACCCCATTACTAACTATGAATTTCTCCAATTTGTGGAATCTGGAGGTTATCAAAATCCAAACTATTGGCAAGAAGAAGGATGGCAATGGCGAGAAACAAATCAAGTTACCCATCCTAAATTTTGGATACTGAATAAAAATAGTTACCGTTATCGTCTCATGTTTGACGAGATAGATTTACCCCTCGATTTTCCTGTGGAAGTAAACTATCATGAAGCGATCGCATTTTGTAATTATAATAGTCAGAAAATAGGTCAAAAATGTACCATGATGAGTGAGGCACAGTGGCACTTAGCTAGTAGGAAAAACCAAGATGATGATAATAACTATAACCTCAACCTACAATATATTTCCCCTACCCCTGTTGGTAGCATAGAAACAGCACAAAGTGATGTAGGAATTTACGATTTAAGAGGAAATGTCTGGGAATGGTTAGCGGATATATTTACACCCCTAACAGACTTTCAACCTCATTATCTATATCAAGACTATTCTGCTCCATTTTTTGATAATCGTCATTATCTTTTAAAAGGTGGTTCGTGGGCTACCAATGGTTATGAAGCCACCCTCTATTATCGTAATTGGTTTCGTCCTCATTTCTTTCAACACGCAGGATTTAGAATATCACATCAGTGTTGTTGA